The genomic segment tttttatctagATTAACACCATAATAAATTGTTGCAATTGTTTAAAATCATTCTACGGCTTATGAAAGTGCACAAAAGGTTATACATTTGAATTTCCCGCGTGTCCCGATTCTCGGAGGCTTTCCGACGTAAACAAACAATGACGCAATCGTTATCGCTCCCCAATCTACACAGGCCGCTCCACCGCTCCGGCAACATCAGCTGGGCGCCCTTCATACCACCACAATGAGATTACAGTTCCTCCTGGTGTTCTCCGGAATTCTCATCTTAACGTGTATGGCTTACAAGCCAGTGATAATTATCCATGGCGTCTGGGACTTGAGATTTAGTCTCAACTTTCTGGCGGAACAGATAAGACAAGTAAATATAACTGCTTTGAATTGTATCTCATGAAAAAGTCCTGTGGAGGTAGGCACTGTACCAGATTTGTTTGAGGTTATTGATAATTTGTTCCTGTTTTGTGATGTAATAGCTTATGTATCATTCTTGGGGTTGATCAGcaagtgtttatttttgtctagTGACTCAACATTACTCAAACTTGATGTGTCATGTTTCGTCATTTACATTATTAGAAAAGGTAAAAGGGAGTATTTCATGTGTAGTTTATatctctatttcatttttttctctaactctTAAATGATATCCAACTCAAGATATCTGTTGCCATAGCTAATATACGAATATGAGAATTGTAAATGAGTAGAAGCAAGCATGGGCTTTTCTGTTATGGTCGCCTCCTTAATAGTGTTATCTGAAAGACATGTCAGTTATCCTGTCTTCTGGAGAAAAACCCTGGCGTGCCTGAATATCAAGGAACCAGTGGTGTCACAGAATATCAGGGAGCCAATGGTGGAAAATTAACATTGTGTATTCAGCCATAGAGCCAATATACTTGAATGTCCCTTGATTCATGAGTAGTTGGATACTCAGTACATTTTTTGTAAGCCACATCATGTTCATTTTAAGAGAAAACTGTTATTACaaactccttcacctccccagCTACTTCAGCCTCTCCTTTCTGATATTCTCCAACTGCACCATCTGATTAGTATGTATAGCCTCTAAACTGACATATATAAAGGTTAAACAGTGAATTGCATTTCCAAACTAAAGTTCACAAAAGCACACATATCTCCTAAATGACATTGGGTGGTTTTGAAACACATGTTAACATAGCTGCAACATAAACTTGTGTTAATGTACTAACAAGACCTTGTATGTAATTGCCCATCAACTTCTCTGTGGAATTTTCCACACCATCTATGAAAGGATTTCAGATAAATTTTGATTGACAAGCTCTATAAGGAATTATTTAGAATATACTTGCATTGGTCCTTTCTTTACTATGGTATTGCTCAGTTGTATGTGTGAATAAAAACATCAGTTATAATCACTTACTTCAATTTAATAGTGTTGGTACTTTCAGTGGCAGAGATAACCAGGCAGGATTATTACTCATTACATACTCTTATTGATAGAGTGATCAGTAATCTTAAATCAATCATGTACAGCACTAGGGATAATGCTGAAGTATTTATCACTAGTATTTGCTCAGTTATGTATATATAGTATACAGAATCTAAGATAAATTCCTGCAGTCCTTTATCTATATCTTTATTTGTCCTGTTTTTCAGTTGAAGTATACTCTTTGCCTCTATTACCTGTTTTTCTAGTCTACCTATTTCAGATACTTATATTTCTGCAGatgaagttctctctctctctctctctctctctctctctctctctctctctctctctctctctctctctctctctctctctctctctctctctctctctctctctctctctctctctctctctctctctctctctctctctctctctctctctctctctctctcttctttttcttgtgcaTTCACAAATATCTAATCTCTTTTTGTCCCTGCAATACTAGatatttttatatctatttgTTTTCAGTCCATTCAATGACATCTGTATTGTAATCAGATCTCCCCTCTGTCGTTTTTCTTCAAGTATTGGTCAGGCTGTTTCTTATACTCTTTTGTCATAATATGACAAACTACAATTAGGGAAATACAGCTAAGTAAATATAGCTGGAGAGCACATAAACAAAATGTGATCAATGATGTTAAGGGACATAAAGGTGACCTTTCATTTAATGGACAAAGAGATGATGAATTGTAGTATATGTGGCATGAGTTACATTCATGTAGTTTTGTATCTGTGtgtttctaataataataatgataatgataataataaatagtttaTTTAAGTTACAGCCAtgaaactgaaaatacacataatAATACAAAGTTCTTGGGATGTTAGAGAGTTGTGGGGAGGGGATTACAGTGACAAGTGGAAGTGTTTGCactgaaaattgaaagaaattgTATGGGCTTGGTCATGTGTGGTGCCTCCTGCAGGCCAGAGTCGGAGTGTCAGGGCAACACGAAACATGTAGACGCTGGGTGCACATTTGAGCCTGGGCAGTCACATCCTCAGGTATTGGGTGTGGTGTCAGGTGACTGACAGAGAGATTGGGTATATTGGTAGAGGTGGCTGATAAGGGTGGCAGATTCAGGTGATCAAGTGACAGCCTGGATCAttgggaggtggtgaaggagctgTACATAGGCAGGGTCTCTGTGCTAATGGATACCCTGCCCAGAAACAATTAGCACTTACCACCCTCATGCCTCAACATCTGCCCTGCACATCTCACTCCACTAAGCTCACAATCCAGCTTTCTCCTCTAAGGGGTGGTTAAAGAATgagtttttgtttaatttttcattctccCTTTACCACCAAAATTTTCATCTACCCTTATTCTAATTTTTTAACTTAATATTTTGcccttcttttgtattctccatacataatttcctttcatATCCTACTGTTCTTTGCTTTACATGTCTATAAATGATCCTCATGTGAGTTTGCTCTTTTACATTGCTACTAATCTTGTTTCATCCATGTATCATGCATACTTCTTTATGCACACTTTCACCAATCATATCTGTATATTAGGCTGCAGTCCTCCACAAAGGCAAGATGACTCAACTTATTTAATGGcaggaataaaaatataaaaagggaTGCTTGATGGTTTAGCTGTATTATATGTGATGTGAAGATTGTAGTAGATATAAACAGATCACTAAATTCATGATGATTCTTTATGTTTTCAGTATCACATTGGAACAGAAATTCACATTATAGACATTCTACATGGATGGCGTTCCCTTGCTCCTCTGTGGTACCAGGTGAAGAAATTCCATGATGAAATGCTGCCCGTCATGCAGAAAGCTTCAGATGGAGTCATTCTCATAGGTAGTACATGCCACCACACACAATGTATTCACATTATCATTCACTTTTTCCAATGATGAAagtaatgtctctctctctctctctctctctctctctctctctctctctctctctctctctctctctctctctctctctctctctctctctctctctctctctctctctctctctctctctctctctctctctctctctctctctctctctctctctctctctctctctctctctctctctctctctctctctctctctctctctctctctctctctctctctctctctctctctctctctctctctctctctctctctctctctctctctctctctctctctctctctctctctctctctctctcattagaatGTATATAATCTACCACCATGCAGATGAGCATACTGCCATGATGATGTGCTCTTTTCCATCCCTCTTAAATTCAACACATTAAAGAAAAGCAAGTCATAGATGTATCATGGCTATGAAAAAATTATACCAAAAACAGTGTCATTATAGTAACACTGAACTCTGCAGAGTTCTCAAAGAATATTACCTCATCTACCATGGTCCCAAAATAAGAATATATGTACTCATTAATTATTTGCCTGTTTATAGTAATCACTTGATCATCCACAAAATTCACTCTCATCTCTAACCAGGAATGTTAGCATGTTGCATTCCCATTAGAAAATGgtaggaataaataaaagtaggaaTAAAAAGCTGCACATACCTActgatgatttatttatttattttatttttttccaattaaGGAAAACAGGCTTAACAAAAAATTTCAATATGGCTATTTTGCCCTTTTCAACCACAGCTCACTATTTATTTTAACCAAGTTACCTTTTTCATGCACTGTTTATAATTGTCATACATTTAAACTTTCTTTGACTTAGCAGTACTAAAAGtcctacttttcttttaccAGTAAATTTTTCAGAAACAAAGCAGTAATTTAGGAtacatgcattttaccttcatAGCACAGTTTTGTGCATGAAAGCAGTTTGTTAAAGTGAGATTGTACTGACAGGCTACTCACAAGGAGGTGTCATCAGCCGGGGCATTATAGAGACCACAGAACACAACATCACcacctttatttctctctcatcccctcaaGCTGGCCAGTATGGAGGTAAgaatttgttctctctctctctctctctctctctctctctctctctctctctctctctctctctctctctctctctctctctctctctctctctctctctctctctctctctctctctctctctctctctctctctctctctctctttttttttttttttttatttatacaaatctacatgatatgtgtttacagagttgtagtacatatactttacatatttcatacaacaatttaggctaaagaagtcactgttaatgccttctatctgaaagcctctctctgtttgtctgttgcaaccacacattcactgcagtcttGAACTGCTGCCTGGTCCAGCCCTCAACACTTGGCTGCACTGTAACAAACTCGTTCCACCAGCCAATGTATGTgttcagaaactgtctttgaTGGTGCCACGTTCTGCACCTGGGCTGGTGCAGCTCCCCAGGGGCACGTGTGACAGCTCTGGTGGTGACTTCGGCATGTCGGGCAGGCTGCCGGAGAGCCTGTAGGTGTGGCACCCGTTGCTGTTGCACCTTGAACATGACGGTGAGGCCCGCCACGTCTCGTCGGTGCTGGAGGGTGTGCAGTGCAGGCTGAAGGCCGAGCTCACTGTTCCTGATGAGTCTGCCGCTCGgtcctgcaccttgtccaggagAGCTAGGTGCTTGTTTGCCGCACCGCCCCAGGCCAGGCACGCGTACTCCAAGGAGGAGCGGACCTGCGCCTTGTAGAGTAACTCCAGTCCCTTGGCGTCAAGGAGGTAGGAgattctcctcagggatgccagcttccctgaggcctctctggcgagtcgctccacgtgggttctgaaggtcaacttacggtcgtaagtgacccccagcacctccacctcatcccgcGGCGTCAGTGTCTCCCCGTTGAAGGTGAGGCGCGGGGCTCTACTTGTCCTGTTGATAGTGAGCTGCTGGGTTTTGTGAGCGGCAAACTTTACTTGCCACTTCCTTCCCCAGGCTGCAACACGGCTCAGGGTGGCGTTGATGTCGTGGTTGgctgcagcttcctcctccagtccgtaGCTGTGGGATAGTGTTATGTCATCTGCAAACGCCTTCGCGGTAGGAACGAGGTGCATCAGATCATTGACATACACATTCCACAGCAAAGGGCCGAGGCAGctcccttgaggaacacctgccCTTATGGGCTGTGGATTTGATTCCCGCCCATTGATGATTACTTTGAGATGTCTGTCTCTCAAGTAATTCTCAAAGAGCTGGAGGAGAGCCCCGTCCACGCCTATAGCACGGAGCTTTGTGGTGAGGGCTGCGTGCCACACTTTGTCGAACGCCCCCTCGATGTCAAGAGCCACGACAGCCGTGGTCTCCCCTTGGTCAAGGCCCCACTCCACTCCGTCGAGAGGAGCAGGTGCAGGTCTGCCGCCGACCTCCCCtgcctgaacccaaactgtcTGTTGCTCAGCAGGTGGTGCCTCTCGAGGTGCCGCGTGACTCTCGAGGCCACAACAGTTTCCAGCACTTTGCTCAGCACAGGCAGCAGGGACACGGGTCTGTAGTTTTTTGCCTCtgtctttgcatttttcttgtgCAGAGGCACCACACTACTCCCCTTCCACATTTCAGGCCATGTGGCGTTGCTGAGGCAGTGGTTAAAGAGTGAAGCGAGTGGGCGCGCCAGCTCCGCAGCACACTGTCGGAGTACGCGGGGACTAATGTCCTGTGGCGCCACCGCTTTTTTCTCGTCCAAGTTTGCGAGTatcactttcacttcctcttcatttgtgttcactGTCTCTAGTGTTTCTTTCACGATTTGAGGGAGTAGCGGAGATGGTCTTTCAGGGTCGGGGATGCACATTTTTCGGCGAAGTGCTTGGCCAGGAGGTCCGCTTTGTCACGAGCAGTGTGGGCAATGCTGCCGTCTGCCCGGTGGAGTGCAGGGATGGAAGTGCCCCGCGACTCACCCTGCTGGTCCTTGACAAGGCTCCACCACTGTTTACAACCAACCTGGCCTCCTCTTAGCTTACTCTTGAGGTTAGCTTTCCACTGCTCCACTGCCCATGTTTGCGTGGTATTCAGGTGTATTGTTGCCTCTCGGTGCCTTAACCTGTTCCTGGCAGTGGGGTGTCTCTTAAGAGCACGCCAGGCTCGGTGCTTGGCATCAGAGGCAGAGCGGCACACAGGGCCAAACCAGGGCTGGTCTGATGCCTTGGTTTTGTGGTCCGAGTGCGGCACCCAGCGGGCCTGCAGGGCGTGGAGCAGCTGGGTGAGCCGCCTCACCTGCTGGTTAGCGTCGCCATGCAGCACGTCTCCCCAGTCTGTGGTCTTCAGGGCggcacgccctctctctctctctctctctctctctccctccctccttttcttcctaaacTGTTGTCTCATCCTCCGTTTATCCTCTATTAACACTTTACCTTTTAGatttagattctctctctctctctttctgcaagGTAATAATTGATGCAAATGTGATAAAAGGTCATCACTTACAACTACCATTCAAAGTTGTCtgtcatttattcatatattcatgtcaattcatccttctcatctgttctctctctctctctctctctctctctctctctctctctctctctctctctctctctctctctctctctctctctctctctctctctctctctctctctctctctctctctctctctctctctctctctctctctctctctctctctctctctctctctctctctctctctctctctctctctctctctctctacaagtagATGTCCTATTCAGATACCTGATGCTATAAAATGCTTAAACTCCAGCTAATTCATGTATTACCATGTGATATACTCAGTTTCTTGTTACTGTAATGCCTTGCCTTAGAGCATCATGAAAGTGATCCAATGGACGTAAGAGGCTTTTGCTTTGGGATTTAACCTGTCATGACAGTCATGAAAACATGAGTCTAGTATCTTTATCAATCAGGCCAAGATGATCACCAAGCCCGAAGTGGATTTCAGCTGGCTGTGATTATCCTACCACTACATTACCAGCTGCTGCAGTCCTAATGATAGGAAAAacagtcttttcctttccactttaACACATgccctactatatatatatatatatatatatatatatatatatatatatatatatatatatatatatatatatatatatatatatatatatatatatatatatatatatttaaaaaaaaaaacttacctcTCTTTTTAGTAATCCACCACCTAGCCCATGCAGTTTCAAAAAAATTTGCTTTTCCATATCAGTTTTGCTGTATGTTTTCTCTAAATCCACGAATGTCCAAAATACATCCTTACTTTTTGCCAGATACTTTTTGTACACCTGTTTCTCAGCAAACATGATTCACACATCATTCTCCTCTTTAAGAGATAGAGGTGGAATTGAATAGAGCTCACCAGtttaatatttatcttttttacaaACGTTTTTAATGCAAGGTAACTAATTTGGAATAccttgatttgttttttttttctttttcattgttgcATTTGAGATATGtctactgttttattttcttgaacCTTAGTTTCTCATTCTTTGCTTATTATTGTGAAAATTATattgttgattttattccaatgattAGCAGGTGTTGCTTACtttaataataattcaaatttAGTGCATTTTGTCCACAAATTGCAtaatttgcttgttttgttgCAGATGATTTTCTTCGATTGATATTTCCACAGTATATTAAAGAAACCGTATATGAGGTATTTTACTCAAGAATTGGCCAGAGGGTGTCTGTTGCTAACTACTGGAATGACCCTCATCACCAGGCCTTGTATTACAAGTTTGTACCATTATATCTCAAGTGCATGGATTTCACATGGTGTATACAAAGCTAGATTTTAGAACCATCCATCACTGACTTTTATGCAACAGCTTATCATCTTCAATTTAATCTTCCAAAAATGCATTCCATTAAGCTGGTAAAAACCTTTACCTTTTCTAGATTTATGTGTCTTCTCTTTACAGTATGTTTTATATCCAATGTGACACTTCCAGCTATAAACCATGGTGTGTTCTTTAGATTTCATgttttataaaagaaaaaaaaaacattcatggtATAAATTACTACATTTACATCAAGCCTTCAGCCATGTCTGTCTCTTTTAACGATGCTTGTGCTTAAACTCTCATTATCTTTAGTAATGCCCAAATGCAATTCAGTGTCTACTTTTGGTCCTCCAGTGAAACCAGACGTGTTTAAATGGGCTTTGATAGCAAGAAGGCATcagtgttcctttttttcaagtttcatttttttgttgtgtgatttTTCTTGATATTATGCTAGCATtgacaaaagaaaatagtatcCACCACATatcctgaaaagaaaaagaaaaaaactacaatgggaggaaaatataagctcaaaatataataacattaatgaGCTCATCATTGAGGAAAAAGGCAGGTCATATTAAGTTTGCTGGCTTTGATGGAGTCAGCTACATACCTTGGTGCATAATGGCAGGCATCCCCTCCATGTTATGTGGTAATATGACCTGATTGATGTATTTCTGTGGCTTGTGCTGCCTAGTCTCAGAGCTTCTACTGGTGCATAAACTGTTTTATAGCAGTCAGCAAGAGGTCACAAAATTTGTAGATTTTCAGCTTCTAAATCACACTAAATAAAATTGTTCTATATATATAGCAGAATTTTTTCTTGAGCATTTTGTTAGCTGCATGGACAGTGACAAAGAAAAGCTAGTTTTAATCAAGCACACTGTAATACCATATGATATATTATTCTTTCAGCAAATGCATTTGTCCTCTCTTCTTTGATGTTTTTAAAgtaattttcactttctttttgaAAGGTGTTAGACTGATCTTCTGTGGAATTGTTGCACCAATATCCTGCTGTACTCAGATATCATAATTTGACTTTTTCAGTTGTGAATTGTTCTTCATTGATGTAGAAATCCATCCAAGATTTACTATTTGTAAATAATACAGCTTCCTAAATACTATGTAGCAACAAAAAGTCCATAATTGCAGGAATTTCTTTTATAACAAGTTTCACAGGAAATTTGATTAATCATTCCCTCTTTGTCACACAGGTATTCTGACTACCTCCCATACCTAAACAATGAAATCAATGATTCATATAGCAAGGAATACCGACATAACTTCTTAAAACTGAAGAAGCTGGTTCTAATTGGAGGCCCAGATGATGGAGTCATCACCCCTTGGCAGTCAAGGTATGGAGATAAGGTTTGGGTGACCATTATATCTAAtaattttattgttatcattttttttttttagtgtgtgaatgaaaatatttttacgTACAGTTGATTACTAATTTTCACATTTGAAGATCATGTATAGTATATTACTTTGATTTTCTGGTACAGTTCATTCCTGATTGAAATGATAGATGGTTTCCAGTCAGTGCATGTGATGTGACTTTTCCTGTAATTCAtagttcatcatcatcttagGTTTGTAGTGAACATGATTATAATTTTCACATCATACTTTAAATCATATATATTTGAATTTGGGATACATGTTGTTTTAAACTTGTATATttcaaacacagaaaaaaatcaagaaactaTATTATTTTATGTTGATGGCTAATAGAGAGATTTCTTGTTGTACCTTTGCAAAATATTACAAACTGTACAagtagaaggagaggaaatggctGTGGTGTATCCACCCTGTGTGGTAGTGGGTCATCTGCTGACCCACAATCACTGGTGGTAATGTGCTGAGAGAGTACAGCACAGAGGAATACATAGCAGCAAAGGATAGTGGTGAAGTCTAAGGCTGGCACAATCttatttcctgtttcattatcaGAATAATATCTTAAATAAAATTTTTCCCATTACAAAAGAATTATAGGAACTTTGCTTATCAACTAGCAAAAGATGAACACAGCTACACATGACATATTGAGTGAGGAGgtctattcatgtatttatctttGCATATGTATTTATGCCAGGCAGAATTTCACCCCTTATAGCTGGATATCCCATACAAGACATCATGTCTTGTCTAATGGTGGAAATAAAAGTATGGAAGAAGGACTTTTTAGGACCATCCCTCTAGTGCTTTTAGTGAACTTTTACAACTCAGGGAATACTGCATCAGCATTCTTCTAGCCTGGCTGCAGAATTTGTGACTTGGATGTTTTCCTCTAACATGGCAAGCAGGAGACAGATAGAGTCCTAAGAGGATATCTAAAGCCGGAAATGTGGATAAAAAGCAGTTTGCCGAATTACTGTTTATTAGTTAAGACTAACATATGAATGTAGAGTATGTGATAGAAATCAAACAAATtggatttctatattattatagGTCATGCAGAATAGCATCGATAAATTTAGGTGAGGGGAAAAGTGTCTGTGACATGTTAAGAGAAAAtattagggaaagaagaaaagaatgtttaTGATAGTTGTAAATGGAGCAGAAGGAAATATTGTCATGGATGGAGTAATTTCTATATATGGAGTGTCTGGAATGAATgattacagtggaacctcggttttcaaacttaatttgttcctggaTCCCAttcgaaatccaaaatgttcgaaaaccaaaactattttctccataggaatcaatgtaaaatagattaatccttTCTCAGACACTCATCACCATGTCTTAGCAGGTAATGACTGatgctcccactgctaagatggctgctcctCAACATCTCCTGCTTAGAaatttttatccagaaaggatgtattgaatgaacttagtgacacagaactcatcaaaatatattgtttagaccgtgcaggcattctctttgtcactgatcatgtgagggaagccttacagagtgacacagaggagcaacccactcaccaccaaaatgaaggtgttCATaatacttagacatcttgctgctggggaAAGCTACAGGGAAAatacagttgtgcagtagtgatggcattgtagATCATAGAGAGAGCTACATgaggctcaggattactcctgagcgccaaaccttgtttgtttatatcgtGGTTCTTCAACCTCTTCAATGGGATAACATTTAACATATTTCAAAGATTCACTTACTGTCTTACCTTTTGTGTTATATATCCAGCTAtaaggccaagggcaacaaaaacccaataaaaaaaaaaagcccactgagatgccagccccagaaaagggtccaaagcggtagtcaaaaattgtaggataagtgtcttgaaacctccctcttgaaggaattcaatagggaggtggaaatacagaagcaggcagggagttctagaatttaccagagaaagggatgaatgactgagaatactggttaactcttgcattagagaggtggacagaatagggataagacaaaaaagaaagtcttatgcagcaagtCCGAAGGAataggggaggcatgtagttagcaagaccagaagagcagttaccatgaaaatagcagtagaagatagctagagatgcaacattggagcaatgagagagaggctgaaaacagtcagttagaggagaggagttgatgagacaaaaagcttttgattccaccctgtctagaagaacagtatgtgtggaaccccccagacatgtaaaacATACTTCATATATgggtggataaggcccttgtactgaGTTAGCACCTgttggggtgagaaaaactggcagagacgtctcagaatgccttacttcacagaagctgtttaagctagagataaggtgtgaagtttccagttcagattatatgtaaaggacagaccaaggatattcactgtagaagagggggacagttgagtgtcattgaagaagaggggatagttgtctggaaggttgtgtcgagttgatagatggaggaattgagtttttgaggcattgaacaataccaagtttgctctaccccaaccagaaattttagaaagatcagaagtcaggcactctgtggcttccctgcacgaactgtttacttcccgaagtgttggacgtctatggaaagacatggaaaagtgctgggtggtatcatcagcgtaggagtggataggacaagaagtttggtttagaaggtcattgatgaataataagaagaaagtgggtgacaggacagaaccctgaggaacaccactgttaatagatttaggagaacagtgactgtctaccacagcagcaatacaacggtcagaaaggaaacttgagatgaagttacagagagaaggatagaaaccggaggagggtagtttggaaatcagagctttgtgccagactctatcaaaagcttttgatatttccaaggcaacagcaaaagtttcaccaaaatctctaaaagaggatgaccaagactcagcaaggaaagctagaagatcaccagttgaGAAACCTTGACGAAATCCATACTGGCTGtcaggttgtgaaatgatagaagtttaagaattttcctggtgaggatagattcaaaaactttagataggtaggaaattaaaacaataggatggtagtttgagggattagaatggccAACCTTTTTAgcaacaggctgaatgtaggcaaacttctagcaagaaggaaaggtaaatgttgacagacagagttgaaagagtttgactaggcaagatgcaagcacagaggcacagtttcagagaacaataggagggaccccatcaggtccataagccttctgaaggtttaggccagcgagggcatggaaaacatcattgtgaagaattttaatagatagcatgaagtagtcagagagtggaggagagggaggaacaagcccagaattgtccaaggtagagtttttagcaaaggtttgagcaaagagttcagctttagagatagatgtgatagcagtggtgccatctggttgaaataaaggaggaaaagaaaaagcaaagttattggagatatttttggatagatgccagaagtcaca from the Scylla paramamosain isolate STU-SP2022 chromosome 5, ASM3559412v1, whole genome shotgun sequence genome contains:
- the LOC135100477 gene encoding lysosomal thioesterase PPT2-A-like isoform X1 — its product is MRLQFLLVFSGILILTCMAYKPVIIIHGVWDLRFSLNFLAEQIRQYHIGTEIHIIDILHGWRSLAPLWYQVKKFHDEMLPVMQKASDGVILIGYSQGGVISRGIIETTEHNITTFISLSSPQAGQYGDDFLRLIFPQYIKETVYEVFYSRIGQRVSVANYWNDPHHQALYYKYSDYLPYLNNEINDSYSKEYRHNFLKLKKLVLIGGPDDGVITPWQSSHFGYFDSEENITEMRDQIFYQQDLFGLRTLDKGGRIKIYEIPGVYHTDWHHNVSVIKNCILPWLD
- the LOC135100477 gene encoding lysosomal thioesterase PPT2-A-like isoform X2 — protein: MLPVMQKASDGVILIGYSQGGVISRGIIETTEHNITTFISLSSPQAGQYGDDFLRLIFPQYIKETVYEVFYSRIGQRVSVANYWNDPHHQALYYKYSDYLPYLNNEINDSYSKEYRHNFLKLKKLVLIGGPDDGVITPWQSSHFGYFDSEENITEMRDQIFYQQDLFGLRTLDKGGRIKIYEIPGVYHTDWHHNVSVIKNCILPWLD